A single genomic interval of Spinacia oleracea cultivar Varoflay chromosome 6, BTI_SOV_V1, whole genome shotgun sequence harbors:
- the LOC130463641 gene encoding uncharacterized protein — protein sequence MEKVNIKLFHGVNFVTTKCKTTYEKGNNSYDEVGRIWHRKRGCSLYAGRKELKNDEDIPGFLEANKEKDGWYILYVIHEEKNDGHAPVRYEEANLSISESAGMANALANNTKGVPRGKDDLLPTDSEDIDVYNDINERVISSLGGSREIYVEDDEEEVEHDEEDNGIQVQYDDELNDSDGEVVSVVGSDDEGPEYPIFNPQVDFSVYSAKRCDCPWKRAMIEKCNCKKKRKCKFKVHCRKLKGEETFQIKSLRSEHVCGRQHQNPKVTAQCLVERYLEDWRDDAYVKVKVFMRRTTRKVEVEVIYTKAYNAKQKALKMLFSDAYTEYERVWDYSAAIRKYNPGSTAIVKVDGIDNPLPLFQRMYICLQACKEGFMAGCRPILGVDVAHLRGSYPAASVLLTAVEKDGNNNIFPVACVVVETENLETWTWFLELLVKDIAIVASSVTWVHEKEEELTYMSDRHKGLLEAFKTVVPNAEKMFCCRHIWANFKNKFPREIYRESFWKAARSSAKVYLEQTS from the exons ATGGAGAAAGTTAATATTAAGCTATTCCATGGGGTTAATTTTGTTACTACAAAATGCAAAACAACATATGAAAAGGGAAATAACA GCTACGATGAGGTGGGTCGGATTTGGCATAGGAAACGTGGTTGTAGTTTATATGCCGGGAGGAAAGAGTTAAAGAATGATGAAGATATTCCTGGATTTTTAGAGGCTAATAAAGAGAAAGATGGATGGTATATACTGTATGTGATTCACGAGGAGAAAAATGATGGTCATGCCCCAGTTAGATATGAGGAAGCAAATTTGAGTATTAGTGAGTCGGCAGGCATGGCTAACGCATTAGCCAATAATACAAAGGGGGTCCCACGAGGAAAAGATGATTTGCTTCCAACGGATAGTGAGGATATTGATGTGT ATAACGACATCAATGAGAGGGTGATTAGCAGCCTAGGAGGGTCTAGAGAGATTTATGTTGAGGATGACGAGGAGGAAGTTGAGCATGATGAAGAAGATAATGGAATTCAAGTGCAATATGATGATGAGCTCAATGATAGTGACGGTGAAGTTGTAAGTGTAGTTGGTTCGGATGATGAAGGACCGGAGTATCCAATATTTAACCCACAAGTGGACT TTTCTGTCTACTCTGCAAAGAGGTGTGATTGTCCATGGAAGAGGGCTATGATTGAAAAGTGTAACTGTAAGAAAAAGAGGAAGTGCAAATTTAAGGTTCACTGTAGGAAGCTCAAAGGGGAAGAAACTTTTCAAATAAAAAGTCTAAGAAGTGAACATGTGTGTGGGCGTCAACATCAGAATCCTAAAGTGACTGCACAATGTCTTGTTGAGAGATATTTAGAAGATTGGAGAGATGATGCATATGTGAAGGTGAAGGTATTTATGAGACGGACAACAAGGAAGGTAGAAGTAGAAGTAATTTACACTAAGGCATATAATGCTAAGCAGAAGGCATTGAAAATGTTGTTTAGTGATGCTTATACAGAGTATGAGAGGGTGTGGGACTATTCAGCTGCAATTCGTAAGTATAATCCCGGTTCCACTGCAATTGTGAAGGTGGATGGCATAGATAACCCACTTCCCTTGTTTCAGAGGATGTATATTTGTCTTCAAGCTTGCAAGGAAGGCTTCATGGCTGGGTGTAGGCCAATACTAGGAGTGGATGTTGCTCATTTGAGAGGGTCATACCCCGCGGCCAGTGTGTTGTTAACAGCAGTAGAAAAAGATGGGAACAATAATATATTTCCCGTTGCTTGTGTTGTGGTTGAGACAGAGAATTTAGAAACTTGGACATGGTTTTTGGAGCTTCTTGTGAAGGACATAGCTATTGTTGCTTCTTCTGTGACTTGGGTGcatgaaaaagaagaagaattgactTACATGTCTGATAGACATAAG GGATTGTTAGAAGCTTTTAAAACTGTGGTACCAAATGCAGAGAAAATGTTCTGTTGCAGACACATTTGGGccaatttcaaaaacaagttcCCGAGGGAGATTTATAGAGAAAGTTTCTGGAAAGCTGCAAGATCATCCGCAAAGGTTTATTTAGAGCAAACTAGTTAG